In Brassica rapa cultivar Chiifu-401-42 chromosome A06, CAAS_Brap_v3.01, whole genome shotgun sequence, a single window of DNA contains:
- the LOC103873119 gene encoding bidirectional sugar transporter SWEET11 codes for MPLFDTHNTWAFVFGLMGNVISFSVFLSPVPTFYRVWKKKTTEGFQSLPYVVALFSATLWLYYATQKKDVFLLVTINSFGCFIETIYISIFLAYAPKKARMLTVKLLLLMNFGGFCLILLLCQFLAKGTTRAKIIGGICVGFSVCVFAAPLSIIRTVIKTRSVEYMPFSLSLTLTISAVVWLLYGLALKDIYVAFPNVIGFALGALQMILYVVYKYCKTPPHLEEKEVEAAKLPEVTLDMLKLGTVSSPETITAVRQANKCTCGNDRRAEIEDGENAKNGKQSSSATAT; via the exons ATGCCTCTCTTCGACACTCACAACACATGGGCCTTTGTCTTTGGTTTGATGG GGAATGTCATCTCCTTCTCCGTGTTCCTCTCTCCTGT GCCAACGTTCTATAGGGtttggaagaagaagacaacCGAAGGGTTTCAGTCTCTTCCTTACGTTGTGGCGCTCTTCAGTGCAACACTTTGGCTTTACTACGCAACACAGAAGAAAGATGTCTTCCTCCTCGTCACCATCAACTCCTTTGGATGCTTCATAGAAACCATCTACATCTCTATCTTCCTTGCGTACGCCCCCAAGAAAGCCAGG ATGCTGACAGTGAAGCTGCTACTTCTTATGAACTTTGGAGGATTCTGCCTGATTCTCCTTCTATGCCAATTCTTGGCAAAAGGAACCACACGTGCCAAGATCATCGGAGGAATTTGTGTTGGATTCTCTGTTTGTGTTTTCGCTGCTCCCCTAAGCATAATT AGGACGGTAATAAAGACAAGGAGTGTGGAGTACATGCCCTTTAGCTTATCCTTAACCCTTACAATCAGTGCTGTCGTGTGGCTCCTTTATGGTCTTGCTCTCAAGGACATCTATGTTGCT ttccCTAATGTGATTGGTTTTGCCCTCGGTGCACTTCAAATGATACTCTACGTGGTTTACAAATACTGTAAAACGCCGCCGCATTTGGAAGAGAAAGAAGTGGAAGCTGCTAAGTTGCCGGAGGTGACCCTCGATATGCTGAAGCTAGGCACAGTGTCATCCCCTGAGACAATCACAGCCGTTCGTCAAGCGAACAAGTGTACCTGCGGAAATGATCGGAGGGCTGAAATTGAAGATGGAGAAAATGCTAAAAACGGCAAGCAGTCCTCTTCCGCAACAGCTACATGA